The DNA sequence cttcctctctttatgcttccctccacctttcctagcgttGTTTCTCCCAATgtgtcatgcctcctcatgatgtggccaaagtacgacagcctcagtttggtcatctcggcttccagggagatttctggcttgatcaaggacatttgtttgtccttttggctgtccatgggatccttggcactcttctccagcaccacatctccaatgaactcattctcttcctatccgctttcttaacagtccagctcccacatccgtaggtggtgatagggaatacaatggcttgtgtgattctgcctttgtgttcagttgtgtatctttacactttatgatcctgtctagtttcttcatggctgctcttcccgttccctagtcttcttctgatctcttgactgcggtccccattctgatcaatattcgACCCAAGGCATGCAAAGCCTTTTTATACATATTGAATATGAAAAGAGGGAACTGATTTTGATATACAATGTGCTGGAATTCCAACATAAGTCTGGAGTAAATCAGAGGAATACACATCCTGATGTCTTGATGCAGTCAGGAACAGCCTTCGTCCCTTGAGACCATGCTGCCACACAGCCAGCGCTTACAAAACGGGGCATTTCTCTTTATTCAGCGCACGCTTACGCATGGCCCACTTCTTAAAACTCAATATATTGGATAAACTTATTTTCCTTTATTGCTGCAAAGAAAACAGTACTTTGATGCACTGAGACCATTTCAGTTTATACAAGCGTGTCTAATAAGGGGTAATGTGAGCCATTTtactacagtgctacctcgggttacgaaattaattcgttccgccgttccgttcgtaacccgataatttcgcaacccgaaaaggctttccgttagcgctggaaagccgctagccgcgctttgcgtatgaatttcgcgccaaaataaatttcgtaacccgaaaaaaacatcgtatcccggaacagttttttccaatctaactttttcgtatcccggaaatttcataacgcgatcaattcgtatcccagggtaccactgtatctgtatACATCTGCCAGAGTCTTCAGAGAGATGTCTCTGTGGAAGAAGAGTCCATGCTTTGCATTTGTCAAAACCAAGGACCCTGTGTCTTTCCCCCATGCATTTATTTTGTCCATCTGCAAAAACCACATCAGAAGAAAGGAGCGAAAATCCAATCAACTGGCCATTGCTTTCTAGCAATGTGGACATAAATGGTTCCAGGGGGGCCATATATCAACAGGGGGCTTGGAGGCTAAATAAGgatgatgccacactgcagaattaatgcagtctggcaccgctttaactgtcatggctccagcccatggaatcctgggatttatggaTTTTGAGGCATCAGAACTGCGATTGCAgagacaaaactacaaatcccagaattccatagcattgaaccacggcagttgaagcggtatcaaactgcattaattctgcagtgcagacgcagccatcTTTTCTCTGGCAACTCCTGGCTTGTTTTTAAGGCATTCCTTTCCCTGTGGCTTCCAAGAGCCCCGAGGAGGGGAGCAGCTAAATTGGGGCCCTTCGTCGCCACTCATACGCCGCCCTTTCCTTTACAGCCCTGCCTAGTCTTTAGTTTATTTAACTGGTGGCTCCGCCCCTTAGAGAAGTGACGCTTCTGCGCACGCGCAAATCCCTCCCTCGCTGCCCGCTCTCTTCAGCTTCTTTGCCTTTGGAGACAGAGAGAGCGAGATCAAACTGTGCCGTACACGCTCCGCCCCCTGAGAGCGGTGACGTTTCTGCGCACGCGCAACGCTCTCCCTCCCCTGAAGCTCTTTTCAGCTTCTTTGGGTTGCGCGCCTTTTAGTAGTCAAGTAGAGAGAGAACTCTCTGAGCCGTCTAGGCTCCGCCCCTGAGAGAGGTAATGTTTCTGCGCACGCGCAACGCTCCCCCTCCCTCGGTTTGGGCGTGACagtgagagaaagggagagcCAGCTAAGCCTCACAAAAGCCCCGCCCCCTTTTCCCTCCTCAGCCTcccgcgcgcgcgcgcgcgcccattcCGTCAGAGAGCCTGGAGCTTCGCGAGAGGGgaaagcaaggaaagaaggaaggggaagacaGGGGGGAAGGCGCGCGCCACAGGCCCTCCTCACGCGCACGCGCACACCCACCCAGCGGCTCTCGCCCCGGcctctgtcttcttcttcttgtctcctcctcctcctcctgttccttggCGCCATGTCAGTGTCTCCAGTCAAGAGGGCGAAGATGGAGTCGGTGCTGGAGCAGCTCAAGCAGCACACCACGGTGGTGGCCGACACAGGGGACTTCAACGGTGAGGCCGGGAAGGGCCGGTGGAGAGAGAACACGGTTTGGCACTgtctcagggctatggaattctgggagtttgctgTGGCGCCAGAGGAAGAGTctgaatgtctcagaaaactacagctcccagaattccctagcagtacGGCCAGGGCAGTTGCAGCCCCTTCGCAGGCAGGTTTTCCAGACCGACACGGCGAGGCCTTTGGACTCTTGTTTGTTCTGGGCTTTTCTGTTTGCAGGTCTTCCAGAACCCTTGGGACCTTGCCCTTGGATCCAGCTGccttgagatgatgatgatgcccttGTGCTGgtggtggctgcctgcctgccttcaggGCTTGGGGCTCACAGAGATGGCATGGTTTCCTCCTCAGCAAGTTTccccagagagggtttgcctttgccgtccTCCGAGGAGCCAAGCTGTGATCCGGACCCTGCCCTCCAGGGTCAcggtccaaggctcaaaccactaggccaggcTGGCTCCTGCTCCTAAGGAAGCCCAAAgtcacaacaacaagaaggtgcCAGGTCCTgcctggtcttggaagctaaggggGGTCAGCCCTGGTGACTGTTTGGGTGGGACTCCAGCAAGGAGCCCCAGATGtatgtctcagaggaaggagctggcaatgagtattccttgcctaagaaagccctctgGATTAatggggttggcataagtcaacaggtgagcctttgaaggcacacacagacagacacacacacacaaagtaagcATCCTTGTAGTGCTTTCATAATACTATCTATAAGAGAAAATAAGTACTGTAAGGCGGAGACAAGGAGGTACCAAAAATGCTTCTCAATAGGTAGAATATACAACAAAACAGACCTGGGAAATGTAGATAACGAAGAAGAAGCTTCCTACAATGTGGTTCATCACAACCTGAAACACGAAGGAAGTAATTTAGTTCATTTTCATTTACAGATATTATATGTTTtgatatatttaaatttattgaAAGATACATTTACTTAATTTTAACAAGATAGTATGGAGCAAATAGGATAATAATGATAGAGGATTGCTGGATCCCCCCTTTCCCCCGATATTAGATAACTctgtttgtttggttgtttttatgATATAATGAAAAAAACCCTGTATTGCATGTTTTTAAGAATTTTGGACTTCTTTGGcgaataaaaattatatatttttttatattttaaataatgtaaactatatacagtattaatatatttaataatataaaatatatattacatatttaatataacatatataaatataaaatacgtattatatatttaatgaaatatatattaaatatataaatataaatatatattatattttaatatatatatatagtaagcaTTGATCAAGGTCTAAGGAATCAGGGGATGATGACATGCGGTGGATGAAGGGCTGGCTGAGCTTCAGCAACAGAGATTAAGGAGGTTTTAGGAATGGAGACCCGCTGAGCCTATCGCCTTAGGCCTGTGGAGACGGAAGGGCAGCATTGGTGCCAGTAGCAACCTGCCTCTGCCCACTCCTTGCTTGCTAAAAAGTTGGTGAACAAGGTCAGGGTTCATGCTTGTTCATTTGGGCTGCTGGATTTCCGCACTTAGTTTTGCACCTGATGCCTGCGTgattcctccttccctctgtgCTGGCTTTGCTTATTGAGAAGTACACCACTTCAGTATTTATTGACATAACTACCCTTGTAGCCATGCAGAGAAGCCTGAAATGCCACTACTAAAATGGGGAGTGATACAGTTCATATGATTAATGCAGACTAGTCGTGCAGCTCAAATTGGGCCACACCTTAGTTTTCCACTGGTCTTTTACTAGTTGCTGCCATAAGAGACAAAAGGTCTGTGCTCTGGCATGAAGGAAGCAAACGTCCTACAAATGCCACTCAGTAGGAGGAAATCCATCACATTACAACCcttgatgccttcaagaaggctgttaagacagatctcttccaggggGCATTCCCAGATTGATAAATGGGCTCCTCCAATGTCCCATATCTGTAGTTGCTTCATTCGTCCCACAATTGCCTCAGTTTAACGAGTGTTAATTTTAGATTAATTTTAGtgaatttgattgtattttatgttttgtcatttttaatttagGGTTAGGGATTTATGTTAAttgttattgtgattttattattgttacccgcctcgatccttcgGGGAGagacgggctataaataaattatattattatcattatcattagttGGACTGATTTCTGATAAGTCTACTCAGTTTATGAAGCTAAAATGAACAGCAGTTCAGTTCATTTCTAACAATAAAACAAACTActagatatacagtgggcccttcccttatgtggggatccgttctggacccccgcccctgcataagggaaatcccATGTATGCTTGCGGCCCCATGCTCATGGCGTAGTAATGCAGTGCCATTTGTTTGCCACATAGCTTCAGCATATGCTtaaagccgcatatggtgcacCCGCGTACAGTGCAGGCACCCTGTATGCATGTATAAGCCTAGAGATTTAGGTTaacaaattgaccccaaaacctgagtcaacatATCCATatctgttacatgcccctgaggtTTACCCTTGTTATCCCAAGGCCACATCAAAATCCCTGATTTTGGctccaaaaaaacccaccttcaactcatacatgaggctgacttatagtcaagcGTATACAGTATATAAACAACCTAGTAAGATAATCAAATACAAAGTATAATTTCTAAATTGAGATAATCTGAAGGCAGGGCTGTATGCCTTCCACCATTGTTCTGTATAGAGGAGTTGTAGAAATTGGTACAGGTTGCAAAGTTCCATGCTTCTTCTTTTGTATAAGGCAAATAGGTGAGGCAGATAGGCAAAGCCCAAAGTGATGAACGCTATTCAAAAGAAAGCTACTCAAAAGAAAATAACTTAGTGGGAAAGAGGAACTCTGTTAAGCAAGGAGTGTTTTGTAAATAGGCTTATGAAAAGCTTTGAAATAGACTTGTTGCTTAACAATTGCGTCCTGCTGATGGGTAATGACTTAGCAGATTGAGACAGGacaaagtgctgtgcaaatcatGATTTAAGGTTAGCTGGATACACAGTTGGCAATTTATGTGTTGTTAAATTTggcataaataaaattatatttgaagTTCTGTGGAAAAAGAAAGATTAAGCTTTTGGAGAAGAAATTATTCTAGCACTTTGACTTTACTAATAATTTATAGTTCTGAGTGTATTGCAGTTGGTTAAATAAGTAATTTCTAGGGTGGACAAAACAATGTGTGGCTTAACACTGGTGCAGGAAGCTTTTTTTATCAACAATATGAAACCAGTGTTGtgctttaaaattgttattaaatTGTAGATTAggggaagaatgcaaaaatataCTATCTGTAGCCAAGACtggagcagagctgttgataggGTGacatggaagtctctcattcaagAGTTTACCACAAGTCTGACTTGCTAgcagctcacaacaacaacaaacaacttagTTGAGGACTATTAGACTGACAGCCTATTAAGCATCTCACACTATGAAGTAGGCAGCAAGAATCTGGCTTTGTGTGTTTGGTTGGCAGTTTGGTTTTACCACAGCCTAGTTATGCAAACTGCTTGCATGTGAACTTTGTTTACAAAGAATGAGGAAGCACTATTTAGTCAAACTCTTTTTCCCCAATCTCAGTTCTCCATGCAACTTACCTCTTTTGCATTAGTAATGTCATTACTCACAGAAGTCCTAACCTTTGGTACCATTGTGCAGGAGACAGCAACAGACTGAACAAAAAGACATTATGGAATAGTGTACGTTTGTGTATTTGGCTAAGGCTTTCTGTGGTGAGAAGATAATGAATGAGCCTCTTGTATGATGTCTTAAACAATTGCAAGGTTGTACTGGGAATctggagagccagagtggtgtagtggtttgagtggagaacaaggttcaattccccgcttggccataaaaaccactgggtgaccttgggcaagttacatccTCTCaacctcgggggaaggcaatggcaaacctcatctgaacaaatcttgtcaagaaaacctcaacataggtttgccttagggtcgccataagccagaaatgacttgaaggcacacagcaacaacaaacagggAATCTGAGtactcaggtgtgtgtgtgtttacaacgTTTGATGTTCTACACTGATTTAAAATGCTTTTCGGTCAGGAGAAATTAATACTAGCCAAAATGGATTCTagcaaattatttgaaaatatgtaGACTCTTTTAAACTATACTGCAGCTTCAGTAGGACTGGAAACTAGACAAGATATAAGGCATTATAAGAAATCACTACAAATGACATTGCAGGGTTTTTTATAATCCATGTTGCACATTAGTTTCCATTTCCTAACCTTCAGTTTGGGAATATAAAATTAAtctagtttttttattattatgatacAACCAAATAACAAACTTCCACTGGTAAGATTTCTATTTTCTATATTGCTGAGTCTGCATTCCTCTTTATATAATGCCCCTTTAACCCTCCCGGCATTTTGTTTACACCTGGTCTCTACCCATTCAGTATCTGGATGTGCTGGTgtagatgactttttaaaatgttcccccTTAAAAATTAGTCAGGAAATGACTTCCTGTGTGTGCTAACTTTCTCTATTGCAGAGAGGTGTGTTTAAAAGGAATTTTTTTCAGAAAATGATAGTAGCACTTGCAGGCTGAAATATTTTCTGCAATATTGTAAACCCACCACTTTATTCAGTCGGCTTTGAAgattactgttttgttgttctatCTTTAGAATATTTGATTGGTTTGATTGTGTAATCCTGCATGTGAGGAGGGGATGGGTTGGATCGCCTTTAggttctcttccagttctataattctgTGGTGCAGTGTGACCTTTTTGTAAACTTACTCCTACTTAACTGGTTATGTGGGATGCTTTtctcctcaccattggctgtgccaCTTAGGGCtactggagttgcagtccaacatatgGAGAGTTCCCTGCTCTAGCCTCTCAATGTAATATTTGTATGTTTTAGTTGCATGTAATTCTAATTTTTTGAAAGCTATGCTAGGAATTTGGCTGAGGGGTGGAATAGAAATCTTTATACAGTAATCTACTtccttagcaaaaaaaaaaaagggggggggatccctTCACACAGGAAACCAGAAATTAGAAGCTGCCTTCTtgacattttctgtgtagaagaaCACATTTCTCTAATCCCCCAGCGCTCTCTAATCTCCCACCACTACCATTTGAAAGTTGTACAGCCCAGTCACCATTCTGCCACATTGGTGAAAATTAGTCATCAGCttttttccaaaatggaaaaaGTCACCTTGTTCATAATAAAATATGCCCAGTTTCAAAGCTGTaactacttttcttttcttttttatttatttaggcatttatatcccgcccttcagccctaatggctctcagagcagcttacaatattatttttgatcagacagttccctgcccttaggcttacaatctaaaagacacgaaacaaaaggagaaaggaatgatggagggaaaggggatgaggtccagtggttcttctctccctctaaggcctggaccaaggcagatggattggagggagggctcttccttcttccaggctggtcctgatggagctggacttgcctggccaactccctctcaggccggcgggtgGCAGTCGTGGAGGGcggggtctccttccttcaggcttagtcctgatggagctggactcgcctggccaactccctctcaggccggcgggtgGCAGTCGTGGAGGGcggggtctccttccttcaggcttagtccacAAAATTTTTTGTGCCTCTTTAAGAGAAAGCATCTACTCAGTGAATATTGACAAGGATTGTACTGACTGAATAGCTAGCAAACTAAGTTGCTCCATCTTACTGAATATCTTTTAGAAAATTATTGTTAAAATGGCTAACTCATTTTTATTGGCTTTGTCCCCATAGCTATTGAGGAATATAAGCCTCTGGATGCTACTACCAATCCATCTCTGATATTGGCAGCGGCTCAAATGCCATCCTACCAGCAACTAGTTGAAGATGCTATTGAATATGGGAAGAAACTTGGTGGGTAAGTCTGCTTGCTTATGTATTGGatgtataccctgcctttctccttggGTGGGGTCTTATTCATGTTCTTACATGGCAGCCATGTTTTATGATTGTGGTTTTTATACTAGCATTTATTTCCCTCAGTTCCtactgttatttattttaataaatcatGGTGACAGACCAAGATTAGAACATGGTTCAAAGAATCCATTCATTCCCAATTTGAAATCCTGTAACTGAGTTTTTTAGATACCACATTAGAACCACATGACCCTCTATTTCAGCCTTCCCTTTTCTAAGTATTCATAATTCTCTCTGGTTAATGTCTGTTTCCAGGTCAGAGGATGATCAAGTTACAAATGCTTGTGACAAGCTTTTTATATTGTTTGGTGCAGAAATACTGAAGAGGATACCTGGCCGTGTATCCACAGAAGTAGATGCAAGGTGTGTGTCTTCTGAATGCTTATATCATCTGGATATCTATTTCCAGCAGGGATGCCTTCTTTTGTATGAGCCTGTGTTTACTTGCTATAGACACCCATAGAGGCCTCTTTTCGTTCTGCCAACCCAAAAAGTTTGGTTTGTTCAGACTTGGGAGAGGTGTCTCTCAGTAGTTATACCTAAGCTCTGGATTCCCCTATAATGACTCTCTGCTCATGCTCTCTTTCATGGtctaatgaaatgaaaatattagACCATGACTATATGGAAGACCTGGCTTTTCAGAAAGAACTTTGAATAAAGCACTTAGTAGTTCAGTCTTTAAGAAGTTGTTTCATCGTGTTAGTGATagattgttgttgtagttgttttgCTTCCTACTACTTCtgtgtggtttgtttttattaatctgcttttatcctgttgtaatttggggcttttaaaatgtatgttataTATCATGTCTACTTTCAACTATTTAtaggaaagacaggatataaatttttTACATAGTGCATGCTGTGTTGCTATTAAGTATACATATTGCAAAGCTGTAGTGGGCTTTCACTACAGATAGTAAAATATATACATGACTTACACAGTAAAATATATTGGTATATGGGGGTGTGTGTATCTTTGGGTTGGTAAAAGCCACTGAAGTAGCTCTCTGGTTCTAAGTTGCTACCAAGATATAAGATATTTTGCTCAGAATTTCAAATAACAATGTTGTAATAATTACTTCTTGACTACAGAATTGTACTCCTATATATAAGTTCCTCTTTCCTGAAGATCAGTGCTAATATAAATAAGACAAAAAATAgctagtaatttttttaaaattctttttcaaAGGTTGTCTTTTGACAAAGACGGTATGGTTAAGAAGGCCAAACACTTCATAGATCTTTATAAGGAAGCAGGAATTAGTAAAGATCGCATCCTGATCAAGTTGTCATCAACATGGGAAGGCATCCAGGCTGGCAAGTAAGGTTATACCTCATACATTAATGGAATTTAGTTATAAAATTTCGTGTTGATTATAGTTGCCTAATATCGCACTTCTTTGCCCATTTAGGTGAAACCCATTCGACTTCCTTTccaattttaaaatgtggtttcgTGCCTccccgccacacacacacccccgagCTGGAGTTTTCAGAAGGCAGATAGTGACAGATCATTAATATTAAAACTTAGTAATATCGTCTGGGGAAAATCTTTTACatcttgctggtcaatgaccgaataaattttatatatataaatctttTACATATTATAAAATTGTGTATCCATTCTCATGTCATCAGTTTAAGTGCAACTGGTGGGAAACATAATTCCACtatgagatttattttattttataggatTCTTGAAGACCAATATGGAATCCATTGCAACATGACCttgctgttttcctttgctcagGCTGTTGCCTGTGCAGAAGCAGGGGTCACCCTAATTTCTCCATTTGTTGGACGTATCTTGGATTGGC is a window from the Sceloporus undulatus isolate JIND9_A2432 ecotype Alabama chromosome 1, SceUnd_v1.1, whole genome shotgun sequence genome containing:
- the TALDO1 gene encoding transaldolase; this translates as MSVSPVKRAKMESVLEQLKQHTTVVADTGDFNAIEEYKPLDATTNPSLILAAAQMPSYQQLVEDAIEYGKKLGGSEDDQVTNACDKLFILFGAEILKRIPGRVSTEVDARLSFDKDGMVKKAKHFIDLYKEAGISKDRILIKLSSTWEGIQAGKILEDQYGIHCNMTLLFSFAQAVACAEAGVTLISPFVGRILDWHVANTDKKAYEPSEDPGVKSVTKIYQYYKKFGYKTIVMGASFRNTGEIKALTGCDYLTISPKLLGELSKDNSKLTPALNVKDAQASNLEKIHLDEKLFRWLHNEDQMAVEKLSDGIRKFAADAVKLEKMIKERMFSAANGK